AACAAGCTCTACATGTAATTAAAGGTGGTTCTTATCTCTGTGCGCCTAACTATTGCAGCCGTTTCCGTCCCGCAGCGCGAGAATCTCAAGCGCCGGATACGGGAACAACTCATATCGGATTTCGCTTAGTAAAGAACCTGAGTACAGAAAGGATGAAGAATGAAGTTTAAATCTAAGCCCTGGAATTTATTTCCAAGAATAGCAAAGGCGATCGCTATATCATTATTGATAGTTTTGTTAACGATTAATAGCCCCGCCCTAGCTGCTACATCTGAGGTTTTACCTGTGCCCTTACCAGAGTTTAAGGGTAAAATCGGCCTCACCTATAAAGAATCACAACCAGACTTTCCCCAACCTATAGCCGCCCCCGCTAACGCCCCCAACGTCTTGTTAGTAATTCTAGATGATGTGGGTTTTGGACAAGCTAGTACCTTTGGCGGCCCTGTGGATACTCCCAACTTAACCCACCTAGCCGAAACAGGATTACGCTACAACCAGTTTCACACCACCGCCCTGTGTTCTCCTACCAGGGCAGCTTTGTTAACTGGACGCAATCATCATTCAGTGAATACAGGAGTAGTTGAAGAATTAGCTACAGGTTATCCTGGCTACACAACAGTTTTGCCTAAGAGTGCTGCTACTGTTGCCGAAATCCTGCGACAAAATGGCTATAACACAGCCGCTTTTGGTAAATGGCATAATACACCAGACTTTGAAACCAGCGCCGCCGGGCCTTTTGATCGATGGCCTACAGGGTTAGGATTTGAGTATTATTACGGCTTCCTTGGTGGTGATACTAACCAGTGGAGTCCGGCTTTAGTGGAAAATACTAAGCGTGTAGATAAACCCAACAAGCCAGATTATCACCTAACACCTGACTTAGTAGACCATGCGATCGCCTGGATTCGCAACCAACAATCTATTGCACCAGAAAAACCATTTTTCGCCTATCTCGCCACCGGCGCTACCCACGCACCCCACCACGCCCCTAAAGAGTGGATTGACAAATATAAAGGTAAATTTGACCAAGGTTGGGATAAATTACGCGAAGAAACCTTTGCCCTACAAAAGCAACAGGGTGTAATTCCCGCTAATGCTCAACTCACCCCCCGCCCTCAAGAATTGCCAGCTTGGGATTCCCTTTCAGCAGAACAGCAAAAACTCTATGCCCACATGGCAGAGGTATTTGCTGGATTTTTAGGTCATACAGATTATGAAGTCGGCAGGTTAATTAATGCTGTTGACCAACTGGGAGAACTGGATAACACCTTAGTCATATATGTTGTGGGAGATAACGGTGCTAGTGCCGAAGGTGGATTAACAGGTAGCGTCAACGAACTGCAAGTTTTCAATGGTGTACCCGAAAATCTCCAACAACTGCTAGCTGCTTATGATGACTTGGGTAGCCCCAAAACCTTCAACCATTTTCCAGCCGCTTGGGCATGGGCAGTCAATACTCCCTTTCAATGGACAAAGCAAATCGCCTCTCACTTTGGCGGTACTCGTAACCCCTTAGTAATTTCCTGGGGCGCAAATATCAAAGACCAAGGCAGCATTCGCAGTCAATTTCACCATGTAATTGATATTACACCCACAATTTTAGAAGTGGCGGGAATTACTGCTCCTAAACAAGTAAATGGTGTGAAGCAACAACCAATAGAAGGTACTAGCCTCGCATATACATTTAATAATCCTAATGCCTCTTCTCATCGGGAAACACAGTATTTTGAGATGCTGGGTAATCGAGCCATTTATGATGAAGGTTGGGTAGCTGCGGCGCGTCATGGTCGCTTACCTTGGGAGCGAACTGTCAAAGGTAGCTTTGATACAGATGAGTGGGAACTGTACAACATTGCCGAAGATTTCAGCGAGGCGAATAATCTAGCTAAGAAAAACCCAGAAAAGCTAGAAAAACTGCAAAAGTTGTTTTTAAAAGAAGCCAAGAAGCATAAAGTATTACCGCTAGACGATCGCATCGCTGAAAGATTTGATGTTAAAATTCGTCCCAGCCTCACCAGAGGACGCACAACATTCACCTACTATCCTGGTACAGTGGGCATTCCCGAAGGTAGCGCCCCTAATCTGAAAAATCGCTCCTTCACGATTACAGCTAATGTAGAAATTCCCGAAAACGGGGCAGAAGGTGTAATTTTAACCCAAGGTGGTCGCTTTGCTGGTTGGAGCTTTTTCCTTGAGGATGGTAAGCCTACTTATGTTTACAACTATGCCAATACTGCCCGCTATACCATTCAATCACCAGAAAAATTACCCTCTGGTAAATCTACAATCCGGTTCAACTTTGATTATGACGGTGGTGTAGGTGCAGGTGGCATTGGTAAATTATTCATCAACAATCAACAGGTAGCGGAAGGTCGAGTTGATAAAACCATCGCTTACCGTTTAGCCCTCGACGAAACCTTTGATGTCGGCAGAGATACAGGTACTCCTGTAGTTGACACTTACCAAGTACCTTTTAACTTCACTGGTAACTTACAACAAGTCAGCCTGGAGTTGAAGTAATTAAGATTTGATATGGGGCATGAAAATTAGAAAGCAGAGGAGAAATAACTATGCCCCATGCCCCATGCTCCATGCCCAACCACCCTATAAATCATGAATGAAATATTAGTAATAATCGACAAACTTGCACTATTCACATTCATTGTGTTCACTATGTTAGGTGCAGGTTTAGGTTTAACCATCAAACAAATTTGGGAACCACTCCGCAGCCCTAGACTGGTCATATTGTCTTTGCTGACCAATTTTATATTGGTGCCAAGTTTTGTTTATCTGCTAGTACAAATA
The genomic region above belongs to Calothrix sp. NIES-2098 and contains:
- a CDS encoding sulfatase — protein: MKFKSKPWNLFPRIAKAIAISLLIVLLTINSPALAATSEVLPVPLPEFKGKIGLTYKESQPDFPQPIAAPANAPNVLLVILDDVGFGQASTFGGPVDTPNLTHLAETGLRYNQFHTTALCSPTRAALLTGRNHHSVNTGVVEELATGYPGYTTVLPKSAATVAEILRQNGYNTAAFGKWHNTPDFETSAAGPFDRWPTGLGFEYYYGFLGGDTNQWSPALVENTKRVDKPNKPDYHLTPDLVDHAIAWIRNQQSIAPEKPFFAYLATGATHAPHHAPKEWIDKYKGKFDQGWDKLREETFALQKQQGVIPANAQLTPRPQELPAWDSLSAEQQKLYAHMAEVFAGFLGHTDYEVGRLINAVDQLGELDNTLVIYVVGDNGASAEGGLTGSVNELQVFNGVPENLQQLLAAYDDLGSPKTFNHFPAAWAWAVNTPFQWTKQIASHFGGTRNPLVISWGANIKDQGSIRSQFHHVIDITPTILEVAGITAPKQVNGVKQQPIEGTSLAYTFNNPNASSHRETQYFEMLGNRAIYDEGWVAAARHGRLPWERTVKGSFDTDEWELYNIAEDFSEANNLAKKNPEKLEKLQKLFLKEAKKHKVLPLDDRIAERFDVKIRPSLTRGRTTFTYYPGTVGIPEGSAPNLKNRSFTITANVEIPENGAEGVILTQGGRFAGWSFFLEDGKPTYVYNYANTARYTIQSPEKLPSGKSTIRFNFDYDGGVGAGGIGKLFINNQQVAEGRVDKTIAYRLALDETFDVGRDTGTPVVDTYQVPFNFTGNLQQVSLELK